The Ooceraea biroi isolate clonal line C1 chromosome 1, Obir_v5.4, whole genome shotgun sequence genome has a window encoding:
- the LOC105278475 gene encoding protein kinase C and casein kinase substrate in neurons protein 1 isoform X3, with translation MSHHSDDNMLIATSDSFWEPGNYKRTTRRIEDGHKLCDSLIALVQERAEIEKNYAKALKNWSKNWNDKIEKGPEYGTTEAAWKGVLVESDRLCDLHLRVKENLCNDIVQQVKTWQKDAYHKSMMTLKERKEMEDAFKKAQKPWAKLLQKVEKAKSEYHNSCKTERTAANMERNASADSSLSPDQVKKMQDRVQKTKEEVQKAKEKYEAALQEINQYNPKYMEDMTQVFEKCQEMEAQRLQFFKDVLFGIHKCLNVSQDPVLPQIYEEFYHTINNADHEKDLKWWSNNHGVNMAMNWPQFEDYTEEFREITKGSKSKEALPAGSITLINQRPVGEDLHEFPPVNNKSKSKSAARVISADGNHADSKTDTISTGKQPSEKNDESDSVNRPATITNGTNNVKQESNPFEEEEWDEDGGEPLVDNGEPGVPVRALYDYEGAEADELSFKQGDVFEKLEDEDEQGWCKGRKEGKVGLYPANYVDLVAQ, from the exons ATGTCACATCACAGCGACGACAACATGCTGATAGCGACATCGGACTCCTTCTGGGAGCCGGGGAACTACAAGCGCACCACCAGGAGGATCGAAGACGGTCACAAGCTCTGCGATAGCCTGATAGCGCTGGTCCAGGAAAGAGCAGAGATCGAGAAGAACTACGCGAAAGCGCTCAAGAACTGGTCGAAGAATTGGAACGACAAGATCGAGAAGGGGCCCGAGTATGGCACGACTGAGGCGGCGTGGAAGGGCGTTCTGGTGGAATCCGACAGGCTCTGCGATCTTCACCTCAGGGTCAAAGAGAATCTCTGCAACGACATCGTCCAGCAGGTGAAGACGTGGCAAAAGGATGCGTATCACAAG TCGATGATGACCCTGAAGGAACGCAAGGAGATGGAAGACGCGTTCAAGAAGGCGCAGAAGCCATGGGCGAAGCTCTTGCAGAAGGTCGAGAAGGCAAAGTCCGAGTACCATAACAGTTGTAAGACCGAGCGGACCGCGGCGAACATGGAGAGGAACGCCTCGGCGGACAGTTCTCTCTCGCCGGATCAG GTAAAGAAAATGCAGGACCGAGTACAGAAAACGAAGGAGGAGGTGCAGAAGGCAAAGGAGAAATACGAGGCGGCGCTCCAAGAAATCAATCAGTACAATCCAAAGTACATGGAAGACATGACGCAAGTATTCGAGAAGTGCCAAGAGATGGAGGCGCAGCGGCTACAGTTCTTCAAAGATGTTCTCTTCGGCATTCACAAATGTCTCAATGTATCACAGGATCCAGT GCTTCCACAAATATACGAGGAATTCTATCACACGATAAATAATGCTGATCACGAAAAAGATCTCAAGTGGTGGTCTAACAATCACGGCGTAAACATGGCCATGAATTGGCCGCAATTCGAG GACTACACAGAGGAGTTCCGCGAGATCACGAAGGGCTCGAAGTCGAAGGAGGCGCTCCCGGCAGGCTCCATCACTCTCATCAATCAACGCCCGGTCGGCGAGGATCTGCAT GAATTCCCGCCGGTGAACAACAAATCGAAATCGAAGTCCGCCGCTCGAGTAATATCAGCGGATGGCAATCACGCAGATAGCAAAACCGACACAATAAGCACCGGCAAGCAACCTTCGGAAAAGAATGACGAGAGCGATAGTGTCAACAGGCCTGCAACTATTAC CAACGGCACTAACAATGTCAAGCAAGAGTCAAACCCATTCGAGGAGGAGGAATGGGACGAGGACGGTGGTGAACCTCTGGTCGACAACGGAGAACCGGGAGTCCCTGTACGAGCATTGTACGACTACGAGGGAGCCGAAGCGGATGAACTCAGCTTTAAGCAAG GTGATGTATTCGAGAAACtggaggacgaggacgaacAAGGATGGTGTAAAGGCAGAAAGGAAGGCAAGGTGGGCCTCTATCCGGCGAATTACGTAGACCTGGTAGCACAATAG
- the LOC105278475 gene encoding protein kinase C and casein kinase substrate in neurons protein 1 isoform X2 → MSHHSDDNMLIATSDSFWEPGNYKRTTRRIEDGHKLCDSLIALVQERAEIEKNYAKALKNWSKNWNDKIEKGPEYGTTEAAWKGVLVESDRLCDLHLRVKENLCNDIVQQVKTWQKDAYHKSMMTLKERKEMEDAFKKAQKPWAKLLQKVEKAKSEYHNSCKTERTAANMERNASADSSLSPDQMARGSENVKKMQDRVQKTKEEVQKAKEKYEAALQEINQYNPKYMEDMTQVFEKCQEMEAQRLQFFKDVLFGIHKCLNVSQDPVLPQIYEEFYHTINNADHEKDLKWWSNNHGVNMAMNWPQFEDYTEEFREITKGSKSKEALPAGSITLINQRPVGEDLHEFPPVNNKSKSKSAARVISADGNHADSKTDTISTGKQPSEKNDESDSVNRPATITNGTNNVKQESNPFEEEEWDEDGGEPLVDNGEPGVPVRALYDYEGAEADELSFKQGDVFEKLEDEDEQGWCKGRKEGKVGLYPANYVDLVAQ, encoded by the exons ATGTCACATCACAGCGACGACAACATGCTGATAGCGACATCGGACTCCTTCTGGGAGCCGGGGAACTACAAGCGCACCACCAGGAGGATCGAAGACGGTCACAAGCTCTGCGATAGCCTGATAGCGCTGGTCCAGGAAAGAGCAGAGATCGAGAAGAACTACGCGAAAGCGCTCAAGAACTGGTCGAAGAATTGGAACGACAAGATCGAGAAGGGGCCCGAGTATGGCACGACTGAGGCGGCGTGGAAGGGCGTTCTGGTGGAATCCGACAGGCTCTGCGATCTTCACCTCAGGGTCAAAGAGAATCTCTGCAACGACATCGTCCAGCAGGTGAAGACGTGGCAAAAGGATGCGTATCACAAG TCGATGATGACCCTGAAGGAACGCAAGGAGATGGAAGACGCGTTCAAGAAGGCGCAGAAGCCATGGGCGAAGCTCTTGCAGAAGGTCGAGAAGGCAAAGTCCGAGTACCATAACAGTTGTAAGACCGAGCGGACCGCGGCGAACATGGAGAGGAACGCCTCGGCGGACAGTTCTCTCTCGCCGGATCAG ATGGCCCGAGGCTCTGAAAAC GTAAAGAAAATGCAGGACCGAGTACAGAAAACGAAGGAGGAGGTGCAGAAGGCAAAGGAGAAATACGAGGCGGCGCTCCAAGAAATCAATCAGTACAATCCAAAGTACATGGAAGACATGACGCAAGTATTCGAGAAGTGCCAAGAGATGGAGGCGCAGCGGCTACAGTTCTTCAAAGATGTTCTCTTCGGCATTCACAAATGTCTCAATGTATCACAGGATCCAGT GCTTCCACAAATATACGAGGAATTCTATCACACGATAAATAATGCTGATCACGAAAAAGATCTCAAGTGGTGGTCTAACAATCACGGCGTAAACATGGCCATGAATTGGCCGCAATTCGAG GACTACACAGAGGAGTTCCGCGAGATCACGAAGGGCTCGAAGTCGAAGGAGGCGCTCCCGGCAGGCTCCATCACTCTCATCAATCAACGCCCGGTCGGCGAGGATCTGCAT GAATTCCCGCCGGTGAACAACAAATCGAAATCGAAGTCCGCCGCTCGAGTAATATCAGCGGATGGCAATCACGCAGATAGCAAAACCGACACAATAAGCACCGGCAAGCAACCTTCGGAAAAGAATGACGAGAGCGATAGTGTCAACAGGCCTGCAACTATTAC CAACGGCACTAACAATGTCAAGCAAGAGTCAAACCCATTCGAGGAGGAGGAATGGGACGAGGACGGTGGTGAACCTCTGGTCGACAACGGAGAACCGGGAGTCCCTGTACGAGCATTGTACGACTACGAGGGAGCCGAAGCGGATGAACTCAGCTTTAAGCAAG GTGATGTATTCGAGAAACtggaggacgaggacgaacAAGGATGGTGTAAAGGCAGAAAGGAAGGCAAGGTGGGCCTCTATCCGGCGAATTACGTAGACCTGGTAGCACAATAG
- the LOC105278475 gene encoding protein kinase C and casein kinase substrate in neurons protein 1 isoform X4: MSHHSDDNMLIATSDSFWEPGNYKRTTRRIEDGHKLCDSLIALVQERAEIEKNYAKALKNWSKNWNDKIEKGPEYGTTEAAWKGVLVESDRLCDLHLRVKENLCNDIVQQVKTWQKDAYHKSMMTLKERKEMEDAFKKAQKPWAKLLQKVEKAKSEYHNSCKTERTAANMERNASADSSLSPDQMTDCGCGAWRLRVPKILRNNKIGDVQFVKKMQDRVQKTKEEVQKAKEKYEAALQEINQYNPKYMEDMTQVFEKCQEMEAQRLQFFKDVLFGIHKCLNVSQDPVLPQIYEEFYHTINNADHEKDLKWWSNNHGVNMAMNWPQFEEFPPVNNKSKSKSAARVISADGNHADSKTDTISTGKQPSEKNDESDSVNRPATITNGTNNVKQESNPFEEEEWDEDGGEPLVDNGEPGVPVRALYDYEGAEADELSFKQGDVFEKLEDEDEQGWCKGRKEGKVGLYPANYVDLVAQ; encoded by the exons ATGTCACATCACAGCGACGACAACATGCTGATAGCGACATCGGACTCCTTCTGGGAGCCGGGGAACTACAAGCGCACCACCAGGAGGATCGAAGACGGTCACAAGCTCTGCGATAGCCTGATAGCGCTGGTCCAGGAAAGAGCAGAGATCGAGAAGAACTACGCGAAAGCGCTCAAGAACTGGTCGAAGAATTGGAACGACAAGATCGAGAAGGGGCCCGAGTATGGCACGACTGAGGCGGCGTGGAAGGGCGTTCTGGTGGAATCCGACAGGCTCTGCGATCTTCACCTCAGGGTCAAAGAGAATCTCTGCAACGACATCGTCCAGCAGGTGAAGACGTGGCAAAAGGATGCGTATCACAAG TCGATGATGACCCTGAAGGAACGCAAGGAGATGGAAGACGCGTTCAAGAAGGCGCAGAAGCCATGGGCGAAGCTCTTGCAGAAGGTCGAGAAGGCAAAGTCCGAGTACCATAACAGTTGTAAGACCGAGCGGACCGCGGCGAACATGGAGAGGAACGCCTCGGCGGACAGTTCTCTCTCGCCGGATCAG ATGACAGATTGTGGATGTGGTGCATGGAGGCTGAGAGTACCAAAAATCCTTAGGAATAATAAGATAGGCGACGTTCAGTTT GTAAAGAAAATGCAGGACCGAGTACAGAAAACGAAGGAGGAGGTGCAGAAGGCAAAGGAGAAATACGAGGCGGCGCTCCAAGAAATCAATCAGTACAATCCAAAGTACATGGAAGACATGACGCAAGTATTCGAGAAGTGCCAAGAGATGGAGGCGCAGCGGCTACAGTTCTTCAAAGATGTTCTCTTCGGCATTCACAAATGTCTCAATGTATCACAGGATCCAGT GCTTCCACAAATATACGAGGAATTCTATCACACGATAAATAATGCTGATCACGAAAAAGATCTCAAGTGGTGGTCTAACAATCACGGCGTAAACATGGCCATGAATTGGCCGCAATTCGAG GAATTCCCGCCGGTGAACAACAAATCGAAATCGAAGTCCGCCGCTCGAGTAATATCAGCGGATGGCAATCACGCAGATAGCAAAACCGACACAATAAGCACCGGCAAGCAACCTTCGGAAAAGAATGACGAGAGCGATAGTGTCAACAGGCCTGCAACTATTAC CAACGGCACTAACAATGTCAAGCAAGAGTCAAACCCATTCGAGGAGGAGGAATGGGACGAGGACGGTGGTGAACCTCTGGTCGACAACGGAGAACCGGGAGTCCCTGTACGAGCATTGTACGACTACGAGGGAGCCGAAGCGGATGAACTCAGCTTTAAGCAAG GTGATGTATTCGAGAAACtggaggacgaggacgaacAAGGATGGTGTAAAGGCAGAAAGGAAGGCAAGGTGGGCCTCTATCCGGCGAATTACGTAGACCTGGTAGCACAATAG
- the LOC105278475 gene encoding protein kinase C and casein kinase substrate in neurons protein 1 isoform X1, protein MSHHSDDNMLIATSDSFWEPGNYKRTTRRIEDGHKLCDSLIALVQERAEIEKNYAKALKNWSKNWNDKIEKGPEYGTTEAAWKGVLVESDRLCDLHLRVKENLCNDIVQQVKTWQKDAYHKSMMTLKERKEMEDAFKKAQKPWAKLLQKVEKAKSEYHNSCKTERTAANMERNASADSSLSPDQMTDCGCGAWRLRVPKILRNNKIGDVQFVKKMQDRVQKTKEEVQKAKEKYEAALQEINQYNPKYMEDMTQVFEKCQEMEAQRLQFFKDVLFGIHKCLNVSQDPVLPQIYEEFYHTINNADHEKDLKWWSNNHGVNMAMNWPQFEDYTEEFREITKGSKSKEALPAGSITLINQRPVGEDLHEFPPVNNKSKSKSAARVISADGNHADSKTDTISTGKQPSEKNDESDSVNRPATITNGTNNVKQESNPFEEEEWDEDGGEPLVDNGEPGVPVRALYDYEGAEADELSFKQGDVFEKLEDEDEQGWCKGRKEGKVGLYPANYVDLVAQ, encoded by the exons ATGTCACATCACAGCGACGACAACATGCTGATAGCGACATCGGACTCCTTCTGGGAGCCGGGGAACTACAAGCGCACCACCAGGAGGATCGAAGACGGTCACAAGCTCTGCGATAGCCTGATAGCGCTGGTCCAGGAAAGAGCAGAGATCGAGAAGAACTACGCGAAAGCGCTCAAGAACTGGTCGAAGAATTGGAACGACAAGATCGAGAAGGGGCCCGAGTATGGCACGACTGAGGCGGCGTGGAAGGGCGTTCTGGTGGAATCCGACAGGCTCTGCGATCTTCACCTCAGGGTCAAAGAGAATCTCTGCAACGACATCGTCCAGCAGGTGAAGACGTGGCAAAAGGATGCGTATCACAAG TCGATGATGACCCTGAAGGAACGCAAGGAGATGGAAGACGCGTTCAAGAAGGCGCAGAAGCCATGGGCGAAGCTCTTGCAGAAGGTCGAGAAGGCAAAGTCCGAGTACCATAACAGTTGTAAGACCGAGCGGACCGCGGCGAACATGGAGAGGAACGCCTCGGCGGACAGTTCTCTCTCGCCGGATCAG ATGACAGATTGTGGATGTGGTGCATGGAGGCTGAGAGTACCAAAAATCCTTAGGAATAATAAGATAGGCGACGTTCAGTTT GTAAAGAAAATGCAGGACCGAGTACAGAAAACGAAGGAGGAGGTGCAGAAGGCAAAGGAGAAATACGAGGCGGCGCTCCAAGAAATCAATCAGTACAATCCAAAGTACATGGAAGACATGACGCAAGTATTCGAGAAGTGCCAAGAGATGGAGGCGCAGCGGCTACAGTTCTTCAAAGATGTTCTCTTCGGCATTCACAAATGTCTCAATGTATCACAGGATCCAGT GCTTCCACAAATATACGAGGAATTCTATCACACGATAAATAATGCTGATCACGAAAAAGATCTCAAGTGGTGGTCTAACAATCACGGCGTAAACATGGCCATGAATTGGCCGCAATTCGAG GACTACACAGAGGAGTTCCGCGAGATCACGAAGGGCTCGAAGTCGAAGGAGGCGCTCCCGGCAGGCTCCATCACTCTCATCAATCAACGCCCGGTCGGCGAGGATCTGCAT GAATTCCCGCCGGTGAACAACAAATCGAAATCGAAGTCCGCCGCTCGAGTAATATCAGCGGATGGCAATCACGCAGATAGCAAAACCGACACAATAAGCACCGGCAAGCAACCTTCGGAAAAGAATGACGAGAGCGATAGTGTCAACAGGCCTGCAACTATTAC CAACGGCACTAACAATGTCAAGCAAGAGTCAAACCCATTCGAGGAGGAGGAATGGGACGAGGACGGTGGTGAACCTCTGGTCGACAACGGAGAACCGGGAGTCCCTGTACGAGCATTGTACGACTACGAGGGAGCCGAAGCGGATGAACTCAGCTTTAAGCAAG GTGATGTATTCGAGAAACtggaggacgaggacgaacAAGGATGGTGTAAAGGCAGAAAGGAAGGCAAGGTGGGCCTCTATCCGGCGAATTACGTAGACCTGGTAGCACAATAG